The proteins below are encoded in one region of Planctopirus limnophila DSM 3776:
- the glsA gene encoding glutaminase A, translating into MSSDHLADPSPFVSTGQLPPMESVQSWVKQAHSRYGLETSGENSQVYPALARVPSDLFGISVVSTQGEVCSVGDCGYGFTIMSVSKPFVFALVCEILGAESMQEKIGVNATGQAFNSLGAIEQGNSGRTNPMVNSGAIATTSLVPGDNLDKKWDFIYTGLCRFAGRDLSLNEEVYASASATNHRNQGIARLLESFGRIYMDPAEATDLYTRQCSLNVTATDLAIMGATLADGGVNPVTKERVVDPSVCHYALAVMATAGLYETSGDWLYSIGLPGKSGIGGGIVTVSPGKGGLGTFSPRLDSAGNSVRGQLASKFLSQKLGMDLFLSKPV; encoded by the coding sequence ATGTCCAGTGATCACCTGGCAGATCCTTCACCCTTCGTCTCGACCGGTCAGTTACCACCGATGGAGTCGGTTCAATCATGGGTGAAGCAGGCTCATTCCCGCTACGGCCTCGAAACCTCGGGAGAAAACTCACAGGTTTACCCAGCCTTGGCCCGCGTGCCGAGCGATTTGTTTGGGATCTCTGTCGTCAGCACTCAGGGAGAAGTCTGCAGTGTCGGAGATTGCGGCTACGGTTTCACGATCATGAGTGTATCCAAGCCGTTTGTCTTTGCGCTGGTTTGCGAAATCCTCGGTGCCGAATCGATGCAGGAGAAAATTGGAGTCAACGCCACAGGCCAGGCATTTAATTCTTTAGGTGCAATCGAGCAGGGGAATTCTGGTCGTACCAATCCGATGGTGAATTCGGGAGCCATTGCGACAACAAGCCTGGTGCCAGGCGATAACTTGGATAAGAAGTGGGATTTTATCTACACAGGACTCTGTCGCTTTGCCGGCAGAGATTTGTCATTAAATGAAGAGGTTTATGCTTCGGCCTCTGCAACGAATCATCGAAATCAAGGCATTGCCCGATTGCTGGAAAGTTTTGGCCGAATCTATATGGATCCTGCCGAAGCCACGGATCTCTATACCAGGCAATGCTCACTGAATGTCACTGCGACCGATTTGGCGATCATGGGAGCGACTTTGGCTGATGGTGGTGTGAATCCTGTGACTAAAGAACGCGTCGTCGATCCTTCCGTCTGCCATTATGCTCTGGCTGTCATGGCGACAGCAGGTCTCTATGAGACTTCAGGGGACTGGCTATATAGCATTGGCCTTCCCGGAAAAAGTGGGATTGGCGGTGGGATTGTGACTGTTTCTCCCGGGAAGGGTGGATTAGGTACCTTCTCTCCACGGCTGGATTCAGCGGGAAACAGTGTCAGAGGCCAATTGGCTTCGAAGTTCTTATCTCAAAAACTGGGGATGGATCTCTTTCTCTCGAAACCTGTCTGA
- a CDS encoding MFS transporter: MSGQSAAGEVSEVTVRDSWVPMIVIAMGQALMSFNVAAIPVSMGGMIASFQTPPTTVGTAIVLYSLGVSGFIMLGARLGQRFGSKIFFQASVTLFLVAMIVMVSSPTAEIMLAAQAMAGMAGAALVPTLVVLIADHYRGAQQAEAVGWLGSARAIAGVLAFVTVGFVATINWRLGFGILILHACAILFLSRKLKPSTPRPEVKIDIFGVLLSATAIIMISFGVNNIRTWGLLLASSAAPFDILGVSPALVMITVGITIGLGFLAWTSRRGSLGRTPLLALEVMGSPREWAAIFALFVIVGMEGAINFTVPLYIQVVQGSSSLMTSMAMMPFMLTVFFTAILIVRLYQKFSPRVIAQVAFTIVSLGTGWLAFVVQNDWSAFPVVLGLITIGLGQGALVTLLFNVLVTSAPKSMAADVGSLRGVTQNLAAAVGTAVAGAMLVGLLTSVIQIEKTDNAVISAELKDQINLGNMNFFSDVQLQNRLSTLQATPEEMKEALVINASARTRAIKTGFLILSGLALLAIFPCAWLPGYQAKS, encoded by the coding sequence ATGTCAGGACAATCAGCAGCAGGGGAAGTATCTGAGGTGACCGTCAGAGATTCCTGGGTGCCGATGATTGTCATAGCCATGGGGCAGGCACTAATGTCTTTTAACGTGGCAGCCATCCCTGTTTCGATGGGAGGGATGATCGCCAGTTTTCAGACACCACCGACCACAGTGGGAACAGCCATTGTGCTCTATTCTTTGGGTGTTTCCGGCTTCATTATGCTTGGTGCTCGGTTGGGACAGCGGTTTGGATCGAAGATTTTCTTTCAGGCGTCTGTCACTCTATTCCTGGTGGCTATGATCGTGATGGTTTCCAGTCCGACGGCTGAAATCATGCTGGCTGCTCAGGCGATGGCAGGCATGGCAGGTGCCGCACTGGTACCAACGCTGGTCGTGCTGATTGCTGATCATTACCGGGGGGCACAGCAGGCTGAAGCAGTAGGCTGGTTGGGCTCAGCCCGGGCGATCGCTGGTGTTCTGGCGTTTGTGACCGTCGGGTTTGTCGCGACGATCAACTGGAGGCTGGGATTTGGAATTCTGATCCTGCATGCATGTGCAATCCTCTTTCTCAGTCGAAAACTGAAACCTTCCACTCCGCGGCCTGAAGTGAAGATTGATATCTTTGGTGTGCTATTATCAGCCACAGCGATCATCATGATCAGCTTTGGTGTGAATAACATTCGCACATGGGGATTGCTACTGGCAAGTTCTGCAGCTCCTTTTGATATTCTGGGAGTCTCGCCAGCTCTCGTGATGATTACGGTTGGTATCACGATTGGTCTGGGGTTTCTGGCCTGGACATCCCGTCGCGGAAGCCTTGGCCGTACACCTCTCCTCGCTTTGGAAGTGATGGGATCGCCCCGTGAATGGGCAGCCATCTTTGCCCTGTTTGTCATTGTGGGTATGGAAGGCGCTATTAACTTTACAGTCCCACTATACATACAAGTTGTCCAGGGAAGCAGCAGTCTGATGACGTCTATGGCCATGATGCCCTTCATGCTGACGGTCTTCTTTACAGCCATTCTCATCGTCCGGCTCTATCAGAAATTCAGTCCGAGGGTGATTGCACAGGTTGCCTTTACGATCGTTTCGTTGGGGACTGGCTGGCTGGCGTTTGTTGTGCAGAACGACTGGAGTGCTTTTCCTGTGGTTCTGGGACTGATCACTATTGGCCTCGGGCAGGGGGCATTGGTCACGTTATTGTTTAATGTGCTGGTGACATCAGCCCCGAAGTCCATGGCGGCCGATGTCGGGTCATTGCGAGGGGTGACACAGAATCTGGCTGCTGCCGTCGGGACGGCAGTGGCTGGTGCCATGCTCGTCGGGTTGCTCACGTCGGTCATTCAAATCGAGAAAACCGATAATGCCGTGATCTCGGCCGAATTAAAGGATCAGATCAATCTCGGCAATATGAACTTCTTTAGTGATGTCCAGCTTCAAAACCGCTTATCAACCCTTCAGGCAACTCCTGAAGAAATGAAAGAGGCCCTCGTGATCAATGCTTCGGCTCGCACGCGAGCGATTAAAACCGGTTTTCTTATCCTCTCGGGCCTGGCTTTATTGGCGATCTTTCCTTGTGCCTGGTTGCCGGGATATCAGGCAAAATCTTAG
- a CDS encoding DUF1269 domain-containing protein, with product MASLVVIGYDDELKAEEVRLALLKMQKEYLVDLADAVVAVRDDQGKVKLRQMYDLTAAGAISGGFWGTLVGMIFLNPLFGLAVGAGAGALSGSLTDVGINDGFMKQLAETLKPGSAALFVLIRHMTADKVLAEVEKFGGTLLQTSLSHESEEKLRAGLAAASGQ from the coding sequence ATGGCATCATTAGTAGTAATTGGCTACGACGACGAACTGAAAGCTGAAGAAGTGCGTTTAGCCCTTCTGAAAATGCAGAAGGAATATCTGGTTGATCTGGCCGATGCAGTGGTGGCAGTCCGTGACGATCAAGGTAAGGTCAAGCTGCGTCAGATGTATGATCTGACCGCAGCCGGTGCCATCAGTGGTGGATTCTGGGGAACTCTGGTCGGGATGATTTTCCTCAATCCTTTATTCGGTCTGGCAGTCGGTGCTGGTGCTGGTGCGTTGTCGGGATCTTTGACCGATGTGGGTATTAACGATGGCTTCATGAAGCAACTGGCTGAAACTCTCAAGCCAGGAAGTGCAGCCCTCTTCGTACTGATTCGGCACATGACGGCTGATAAAGTACTGGCTGAAGTCGAAAAGTTTGGTGGCACTCTGCTGCAAACCAGCCTGTCGCATGAAAGCGAAGAGAAACTCCGGGCAGGTCTGGCTGCTGCATCAGGCCAATAA
- a CDS encoding M20/M25/M40 family metallo-hydrolase codes for MASLSAYIERSSTIDLLMRLLEVPGLSGQETAISQAVQAELIAAGVPATSMFNDDAHSRIDLPCEIGNLFVHLPGTKPGPRIMFSTHLDTVPICQGAKPILKEGQICTDGSTGLGGDNRTGCAVLISTVAALLKHRLPHPPITLLFTIREESGIQGARYLDTKAVSDVQMCFNFDGKVPAELVTGAVGQETFYVEITGLASHAGVAPEQGISATLIASKAIADVHAQGWFGKIQKSDGYGTSNIGIFGGKKGLAAGDATNVVTDYVYLKGEARSHDAEFNSRITAAYQAAFEKAVNEVSTIDGQRATLKFTIHKAYPPFHLEDHSPVVVRAIEAAKSIGMSPITKSSNGGLDANWLVKHGVPTVTMGAGQHEIHTIKEFINLDEFMDGCLLALAIATQCSQE; via the coding sequence ATGGCAAGTTTATCAGCCTACATTGAGCGATCATCGACAATTGACCTGCTCATGCGATTACTGGAAGTCCCTGGCCTGAGTGGTCAGGAAACAGCGATTTCTCAAGCCGTCCAGGCAGAACTGATTGCGGCTGGAGTACCCGCCACGAGCATGTTCAACGACGATGCTCACAGCCGAATTGATCTGCCTTGTGAAATTGGCAATCTGTTTGTCCATCTTCCAGGCACAAAGCCCGGCCCGCGAATCATGTTTTCCACGCACCTGGATACCGTTCCCATTTGCCAGGGTGCGAAACCAATTCTTAAAGAGGGCCAGATTTGTACTGATGGATCAACAGGTCTCGGAGGCGACAACCGAACTGGCTGCGCGGTTCTGATCTCGACTGTAGCCGCTCTATTAAAGCATCGGCTTCCTCACCCGCCGATCACTCTGCTGTTTACGATCCGTGAAGAAAGCGGCATTCAAGGTGCCCGCTACCTCGATACAAAAGCGGTGTCCGATGTCCAGATGTGTTTCAATTTTGATGGAAAAGTACCGGCTGAATTGGTCACTGGAGCCGTCGGCCAGGAAACCTTCTATGTCGAGATCACTGGCCTGGCTTCACACGCTGGAGTTGCACCGGAACAGGGCATTTCGGCCACATTGATTGCTTCGAAAGCCATTGCCGATGTGCATGCTCAAGGATGGTTTGGGAAAATCCAGAAGTCTGACGGCTATGGAACCAGTAACATTGGGATTTTTGGTGGCAAAAAAGGGCTGGCCGCCGGTGATGCCACGAATGTCGTTACGGACTATGTCTATTTAAAAGGCGAAGCGCGGAGTCATGACGCGGAATTCAATTCCCGGATCACTGCGGCTTATCAGGCGGCGTTTGAAAAGGCAGTGAATGAAGTTTCGACGATCGATGGTCAGAGAGCGACACTCAAGTTTACAATCCACAAAGCGTATCCTCCGTTTCATCTGGAAGATCACAGCCCGGTCGTTGTGCGTGCCATCGAAGCTGCCAAATCGATTGGTATGTCGCCGATCACAAAGTCCTCGAATGGTGGTCTGGATGCCAACTGGCTGGTGAAACATGGCGTGCCCACGGTCACCATGGGTGCCGGTCAGCATGAGATTCACACCATCAAGGAGTTTATCAATCTTGACGAATTCATGGATGGGTGTCTGCTTGCGTTGGCCATTGCCACGCAGTGCAGTCAAGAATGA
- a CDS encoding AbgT family transporter, with protein MQPSGEVGSNPQTTPESTKKTSLLQRMLDIVEAVGNRVPHPAVIFLLLIAVVVVVSHIMEMANASVSFQVINEKTDQLETETSVARSLLSSDGIRFIYTQLIPNFMGFSAVGLMIVAMVGAGVAEESGLIQALIRKLVILSPKAILAYILVFVGILSSVGADAGYLVLIPLAGTAFLSIGRHPLAGLAAGFAAVAGAFTVNMLIKPLDAVLTEFTNDAIHLVDPSRSIGLTANLWFSLASVPLLTVIITLVTERIIEPRLGAYTGEKPIEKSGSLTPQESTGLLYSLWAMLGVLIFFGLLTIPAEAPLRDPASGAIIGNSPFMNGLIAVIMVMFLATGIAYGIGAGTIAKTNDVINAVGKSISSLGGTIFLLLIISQFVAYFNYSNMGTILAVNLSNMLKDANVGPFWLLMGLIVVVGLLDFLITGAIAKWAIFAPIFVPVLVKLNVDPEAALAAYRIADSPINMITPLNVYFAMVVGFAQKYDKNAGVGTIVSLMLPYVMFIFAGWILLFIAWYLLGIPWGI; from the coding sequence ATGCAGCCATCAGGTGAAGTCGGCTCGAATCCACAAACAACACCTGAAAGCACCAAGAAAACCTCTTTACTCCAGCGAATGCTCGATATCGTTGAAGCCGTAGGAAACCGGGTCCCTCATCCCGCCGTGATTTTTCTGTTGCTGATTGCTGTGGTCGTGGTCGTTTCGCACATCATGGAAATGGCAAACGCTTCGGTCAGTTTTCAGGTTATTAATGAAAAGACCGATCAACTTGAAACAGAAACCTCGGTGGCCCGAAGTCTGCTTTCCAGTGACGGCATACGCTTTATCTACACCCAGTTGATTCCCAACTTCATGGGTTTTTCCGCTGTGGGACTCATGATCGTGGCCATGGTGGGTGCCGGGGTTGCTGAGGAATCGGGCTTGATACAGGCTCTGATTCGCAAACTCGTCATTCTTTCCCCCAAAGCCATTCTGGCCTACATCCTGGTCTTTGTCGGGATTCTTTCCAGTGTGGGTGCTGATGCTGGATATCTAGTTCTCATTCCCTTAGCTGGTACTGCTTTTCTCAGTATTGGCCGACATCCACTCGCTGGCCTGGCTGCGGGTTTTGCGGCAGTCGCGGGGGCGTTTACTGTCAATATGCTGATCAAGCCCCTCGATGCCGTCCTGACGGAGTTCACGAATGATGCCATTCATCTCGTGGATCCTTCACGGTCGATTGGATTGACAGCGAATCTGTGGTTCTCACTGGCTTCCGTCCCCCTGCTGACAGTCATCATTACATTAGTCACAGAACGAATTATTGAACCACGGCTGGGTGCTTATACGGGCGAAAAGCCCATAGAAAAGAGTGGCTCATTAACTCCGCAAGAGTCTACAGGGCTCCTCTACTCGTTATGGGCCATGCTGGGTGTCCTGATTTTTTTTGGACTGCTCACCATTCCGGCAGAAGCCCCGCTGCGAGACCCTGCCAGCGGTGCCATCATTGGCAACTCTCCGTTTATGAACGGCTTGATTGCCGTCATTATGGTCATGTTTCTTGCCACAGGCATTGCCTACGGCATCGGTGCCGGCACGATTGCTAAAACCAATGATGTTATCAATGCCGTCGGCAAATCAATCAGTAGTCTGGGCGGAACAATCTTTCTGCTGCTGATTATCAGCCAGTTTGTGGCCTACTTTAACTATTCCAATATGGGCACCATCCTCGCGGTGAATCTTTCGAACATGCTCAAGGATGCCAATGTCGGCCCATTCTGGTTACTGATGGGATTGATCGTCGTTGTCGGGCTGCTTGATTTTCTGATCACGGGAGCCATTGCCAAATGGGCGATTTTTGCACCGATCTTTGTTCCTGTCCTCGTCAAATTGAATGTCGATCCCGAAGCAGCTCTCGCTGCTTATCGAATCGCCGATTCGCCGATTAACATGATTACGCCCTTGAATGTTTACTTCGCCATGGTCGTAGGCTTTGCTCAAAAGTACGACAAGAATGCCGGCGTAGGGACGATTGTCTCCTTGATGCTGCCATATGTGATGTTCATCTTCGCGGGCTGGATACTTCTGTTTATTGCCTGGTATTTACTGGGAATCCCATGGGGTATTTAA
- a CDS encoding SLC13 family permease, which translates to MTIELAIVLALLIAAIVMFAIDKPRMDVVALLMLTLLPLTQIITVNDALRGFSDPNIVLIAALFVIGDGLVRTGVARNLGDWLSAKAGSSETRMMVLLMLVVCGLGSTMSSTAVTAIFIPVVLRICQSTGTPPSRLMMPLSCAALISGMMTLVATAPNLVVNSELIRFAEQHQTDSTGFRFFSFAPFGIPILLAAIGYMLIARKWLPATNPFDSKADTRQPTLAGWVEQYELATREQRVRISHSSPLVGKTIEEVGLRNAASASLVAIERERSVLQPTAKTILHAGDVLLVDFYGPPADSDALKTQFALEPMPLSGLYFTDRAQEIGMLEVIIPVDSELVGQSLVSSEFRSRSGLTAIGLRRSKAAVTEKLREETLKAGDTLLLIGPWKAIRHLTKDSNYIVPLRYPSEYHDLLPAPGKAPYAVVSLLIVIGLMVSGVVPNVLAALIGCLIMGLFRCITIETAYKCIDWKTLILIVGMLPFSIALQETGGVELAAESLRTVTSSMGPRGVLAILFMITAILGMFISNTATAVLMAPVALAMAADMQASPYPFAMIVALAASTAFMTPVSSPVNTLVVTPGNYSFSDFVKVGIPLSMIVLVISVAMVPWLLPIYPAASVTP; encoded by the coding sequence ATGACGATTGAACTCGCAATAGTTTTAGCGCTGTTGATTGCCGCCATCGTGATGTTTGCCATCGACAAACCACGGATGGATGTTGTCGCCTTACTGATGCTGACACTGCTTCCCCTCACACAAATCATTACGGTCAATGATGCCCTGCGAGGGTTTTCTGACCCTAACATTGTGCTGATTGCCGCACTGTTTGTGATTGGAGATGGCTTAGTTCGAACAGGAGTTGCTCGAAATCTGGGCGACTGGCTCAGTGCGAAAGCCGGCAGCAGCGAAACCCGCATGATGGTTCTGCTGATGCTGGTCGTTTGTGGCTTAGGATCGACGATGAGTTCCACAGCCGTGACAGCGATTTTTATTCCTGTCGTTCTGAGAATCTGCCAAAGCACGGGAACTCCACCCAGCCGGTTAATGATGCCACTGAGTTGTGCGGCCCTGATCAGTGGCATGATGACCCTGGTGGCGACCGCCCCCAATCTGGTAGTCAACAGCGAACTCATTCGCTTTGCCGAACAGCATCAGACCGACAGCACTGGCTTTCGATTTTTTAGTTTTGCTCCCTTTGGAATCCCTATACTACTGGCAGCGATTGGCTACATGCTCATCGCTAGAAAATGGCTCCCTGCAACCAACCCATTTGATTCCAAAGCCGATACCAGGCAGCCCACGCTGGCCGGTTGGGTTGAGCAATATGAACTGGCCACACGGGAACAGCGAGTCCGCATCAGTCACTCATCGCCACTGGTTGGAAAGACGATTGAGGAAGTGGGCTTAAGAAATGCCGCCAGTGCCAGTCTGGTCGCCATTGAACGCGAACGCTCCGTCCTCCAACCCACGGCCAAAACAATCCTCCATGCAGGGGATGTTCTCCTCGTCGATTTTTACGGGCCCCCGGCTGACTCAGATGCTCTGAAGACTCAATTCGCCCTCGAACCCATGCCACTCAGTGGGCTCTACTTTACCGATCGTGCTCAGGAAATCGGGATGCTCGAAGTGATCATTCCTGTGGATTCCGAACTGGTCGGACAATCACTTGTTTCCAGTGAATTTCGCAGCCGCTCGGGATTAACTGCGATTGGTTTGCGTCGCAGCAAGGCGGCTGTCACTGAAAAACTGCGTGAAGAAACCCTGAAAGCAGGCGATACCCTGCTGCTGATCGGCCCCTGGAAAGCCATCCGGCATTTGACGAAGGACAGCAATTATATTGTTCCATTGAGGTATCCTTCGGAATACCATGATCTGCTGCCAGCACCGGGTAAAGCCCCTTATGCAGTGGTGAGCCTGCTCATTGTGATTGGATTGATGGTCTCCGGCGTGGTTCCTAATGTCCTGGCGGCACTGATCGGTTGTCTTATAATGGGTTTATTCCGCTGCATCACGATAGAAACTGCCTACAAATGCATCGACTGGAAGACATTGATCCTGATTGTCGGCATGCTCCCCTTCTCGATCGCTCTGCAGGAAACGGGGGGAGTCGAATTGGCAGCTGAAAGTTTACGAACAGTCACCAGCAGTATGGGGCCGCGTGGAGTGCTGGCGATCCTGTTTATGATCACCGCCATTTTGGGAATGTTCATTTCTAACACCGCGACAGCCGTCTTGATGGCACCTGTTGCATTAGCCATGGCTGCCGATATGCAAGCCTCGCCGTATCCTTTTGCGATGATCGTGGCCTTAGCTGCTTCAACAGCATTCATGACTCCCGTTTCATCACCTGTGAATACACTGGTGGTCACTCCCGGTAATTATTCATTCAGCGATTTTGTCAAAGTCGGTATCCCTCTAAGTATGATCGTCCTCGTCATCAGCGTCGCCATGGTTCCCTGGTTGCTGCCAATTTATCCGGCAGCTTCAGTCACGCCTTAG
- a CDS encoding DMT family transporter, protein MAWLYLIMAGLLEIGWPVGLKMSQAPESRWTGLITAVLLMGLSGWMLWLAQRQIPIGTAYAVWTGIGAAGTFAIGIAWYGDPISFGRVLGVMLIIGGVIILKMTH, encoded by the coding sequence ATGGCCTGGTTGTATTTGATCATGGCTGGCTTACTGGAAATTGGCTGGCCTGTGGGTTTGAAAATGTCACAGGCACCAGAATCTCGCTGGACGGGGCTGATCACAGCCGTGCTGCTCATGGGTTTAAGTGGCTGGATGCTGTGGCTCGCGCAGAGGCAGATTCCGATTGGGACAGCTTATGCCGTGTGGACAGGCATTGGAGCAGCGGGCACATTCGCCATCGGAATTGCCTGGTACGGCGACCCCATCTCTTTTGGCAGAGTGCTGGGAGTCATGCTGATCATTGGTGGAGTCATCATCTTGAAGATGACCCATTAA
- a CDS encoding AAA family ATPase — protein sequence MQAVIFMGLQASGKSSFYKERFFATHVRISLDLLRTRNRERRLMAMCLETQQPFVIDNTNPTRDERAKYIDAAKSANFSVVGYYFRSKTDECMARNQQRSEPVPDIGILSTARKLELPAFGEGFDTLKYVRLTQAGFVVEEWNHEI from the coding sequence GTGCAAGCCGTTATCTTCATGGGCCTGCAAGCGTCGGGAAAATCTTCCTTCTACAAGGAACGGTTCTTCGCCACGCACGTTCGCATCAGCCTTGATCTTTTGCGGACTCGGAATCGAGAACGCAGACTGATGGCCATGTGTCTGGAGACACAGCAGCCGTTTGTCATCGACAACACGAACCCGACTCGGGATGAGCGAGCGAAGTACATCGACGCTGCAAAGTCGGCCAACTTTTCTGTGGTTGGATACTACTTCCGATCCAAAACGGATGAATGCATGGCTCGAAATCAGCAGCGCAGCGAACCTGTGCCCGATATCGGCATCCTGTCCACAGCCAGGAAGCTGGAACTTCCCGCATTTGGAGAAGGTTTCGACACCCTGAAATATGTGCGACTGACACAAGCTGGTTTCGTCGTCGAGGAGTGGAACCATGAAATTTGA
- a CDS encoding tRNA(His) guanylyltransferase Thg1 family protein, producing MKFDDLDNKMRVFETAADLCVLPGMFMVARLDGRSFTRLTKDVCPFEAPFDERFRDLMVSTTESLMNCGFRVLYAYTQSDEISLLFDLEEQLFGRKLRKYNSLLAGEASAQFSLKLRQPACFDCRISQLPTSELVVDYFRWRNEDAARNALSAWCYWTLRKDGQNEQQATKRLLGLSVSQKNQLLFQSGINFNDLPNWQKRGVGFYWEEYDRPAMNPITKEKVTARRRRLHTDFDLPMQDDYSQFVRLIVSKPQTPGA from the coding sequence ATGAAATTTGATGATCTCGACAACAAGATGAGGGTCTTCGAGACCGCTGCCGACCTGTGCGTGCTGCCCGGCATGTTCATGGTCGCTCGTCTCGATGGTCGGAGCTTCACCCGGTTGACCAAAGATGTCTGCCCGTTTGAGGCTCCCTTCGACGAGCGATTCCGTGACCTGATGGTCTCCACCACGGAGTCGTTGATGAACTGCGGCTTCCGGGTGCTGTACGCTTACACCCAAAGCGATGAGATCTCGCTGCTCTTCGATCTGGAAGAACAACTCTTCGGCAGGAAGCTGCGGAAATACAACTCGCTACTGGCAGGTGAAGCCAGTGCCCAGTTCTCACTGAAGCTGAGGCAACCCGCGTGCTTCGACTGTCGGATTTCCCAGTTGCCTACTTCAGAACTGGTCGTGGACTACTTCCGCTGGCGCAACGAAGACGCCGCTCGCAATGCCTTGAGTGCCTGGTGCTACTGGACGCTTCGCAAGGATGGCCAGAACGAACAGCAGGCCACGAAACGGCTGCTTGGCCTGTCCGTGAGTCAGAAGAACCAGTTGCTGTTCCAGAGCGGCATCAACTTCAATGATCTCCCGAACTGGCAGAAGCGGGGCGTCGGATTTTACTGGGAAGAGTACGATCGGCCTGCCATGAACCCGATTACAAAGGAAAAAGTCACGGCACGTCGGCGCCGGCTTCACACCGACTTCGATCTACCGATGCAAGACGACTACAGCCAATTCGTGCGGTTGATTGTTTCCAAACCTCAAACACCAGGAGCCTGA
- a CDS encoding AAA family ATPase has product MGTSHGDFTKYPRTPHLFGSKGTWLSRNRSELPVVWLYDIRGELGVDPTNNQGRVAQEAQERCREFLRAGTSFAFNATNTMRQTRSRWLDLFADYNACIEIVYLEPAFDTLLRQNKARSKSVPEPVIRRLAEKCEPPTWIECHRLILPT; this is encoded by the coding sequence ATGGGTACTTCCCACGGTGATTTCACCAAATATCCCCGCACGCCCCATCTGTTCGGGTCGAAGGGGACATGGCTCTCCAGAAACCGCAGCGAGTTACCGGTCGTCTGGTTGTACGACATCCGAGGTGAGCTTGGCGTTGACCCGACTAACAATCAGGGACGAGTGGCGCAGGAAGCCCAGGAACGCTGTCGAGAGTTTTTGAGAGCAGGGACATCGTTTGCCTTCAATGCCACAAACACGATGCGACAGACCCGCAGTCGCTGGTTAGATTTGTTTGCCGACTACAACGCCTGTATCGAAATCGTCTACTTAGAACCTGCGTTTGACACGCTATTGCGACAAAATAAAGCTCGAAGCAAGTCTGTTCCTGAGCCTGTGATCCGCAGGCTGGCTGAAAAATGCGAGCCGCCGACGTGGATAGAGTGTCATCGTCTGATACTGCCTACTTGA
- a CDS encoding SIR2 family NAD-dependent protein deacylase has protein sequence MDTDHWITAVLALRKAHRIVVFTGAGISSESGIPTFRDNDGFWQRFPPERFATWKGLLQTALTDRHSVAQFIFNVIEPIAKSEPNAGHAAVASIQQRVSTTVVTQNIDGLHQSAGSTSVLEIHGSLMEVVDVTSGEIVQKLDRNDLARIADIVHMYANHQVSVIRFLWNLRKHYPFDWFGRHRPNLVLFGDDLPEPAWAKACQASRECDVLLSIGTSGAVYPAALLPGTAAASGATVISIDPQPMEGCWLKGKAGDLLPKLISDAFGSNCE, from the coding sequence ATGGATACTGACCACTGGATTACTGCTGTGCTCGCATTGCGTAAAGCTCACAGGATCGTGGTTTTTACGGGAGCTGGGATCTCTTCGGAAAGTGGCATTCCTACATTTCGAGACAATGATGGCTTTTGGCAGCGGTTTCCTCCGGAACGATTTGCTACATGGAAAGGGCTATTGCAGACAGCGCTTACCGATCGGCATTCCGTGGCGCAGTTCATCTTCAACGTGATTGAACCCATCGCCAAATCTGAGCCTAATGCAGGGCATGCTGCTGTGGCCAGTATTCAGCAACGAGTTTCCACGACCGTCGTTACCCAGAACATTGATGGACTGCATCAATCGGCAGGCTCGACATCCGTGCTGGAAATCCATGGATCACTGATGGAAGTGGTCGATGTCACATCGGGAGAGATCGTACAGAAATTGGACAGGAATGATCTCGCACGAATCGCCGACATCGTCCATATGTATGCAAATCATCAGGTATCAGTCATCAGATTCTTGTGGAATCTTCGAAAGCATTATCCATTTGACTGGTTCGGGCGGCATAGACCGAATCTGGTTTTGTTTGGCGATGATCTTCCGGAGCCAGCCTGGGCAAAGGCCTGTCAAGCATCCCGGGAGTGCGATGTGCTGCTGTCAATCGGGACTTCGGGCGCTGTGTACCCAGCCGCTTTGCTTCCCGGCACTGCTGCCGCTTCTGGTGCGACCGTGATTAGTATCGATCCTCAGCCAATGGAAGGCTGTTGGCTGAAGGGCAAAGCGGGTGATCTGCTGCCAAAATTGATCTCAGATGCGTTTGGTTCTAACTGCGAATAA